A genomic window from Acidobacteriota bacterium includes:
- a CDS encoding ribonuclease H-like domain-containing protein — MLTCSLCCFRGISTGAERKLWRAGCLGWDCLPWAGQVLSPRKAADLAAQLPVLRAALDGGVADVFLQRLPVGHRLRVWPDFASGTTFLDVETTGLALRDELTVIGAYRDGCLRTFVRGRNLEDFLRIWRQTSVLVSFNGARFDWPILARAFGLTSLPPHIDLLVEARAFGYAGGLKAIERAIGIRRSSDETGDGERAVHLWRQFEDEGNEASLRHLLRYNSQDVRSLVVLARELLRRSMDSYPGPRPAVPPLSLPGGKWDEGTLLTP; from the coding sequence GTGCTGACGTGTAGCCTCTGCTGTTTCAGGGGCATCTCTACTGGGGCCGAGCGCAAGCTCTGGCGCGCGGGGTGTCTGGGATGGGACTGTCTACCATGGGCCGGTCAAGTCCTCTCGCCGCGAAAGGCAGCGGATCTGGCCGCGCAACTGCCAGTCCTGCGCGCCGCGCTGGATGGCGGCGTTGCCGACGTCTTCCTCCAGCGGCTACCGGTCGGGCATCGTCTGCGCGTCTGGCCGGACTTCGCCAGTGGGACGACGTTCCTAGACGTCGAGACAACCGGCTTGGCGCTGCGCGACGAACTAACGGTAATTGGCGCGTACCGCGACGGGTGCCTGCGGACATTCGTGCGCGGCCGCAATCTTGAGGACTTTCTGCGGATCTGGCGGCAGACGAGCGTGCTTGTCAGTTTCAATGGCGCGCGCTTCGACTGGCCTATCCTGGCGCGGGCGTTCGGCTTGACATCACTGCCGCCACACATCGACCTGCTTGTTGAGGCGCGGGCGTTCGGCTACGCCGGAGGGTTGAAGGCGATCGAACGCGCGATTGGTATTCGCCGCTCATCAGACGAGACGGGCGATGGCGAACGGGCCGTCCATTTGTGGCGGCAATTCGAGGACGAGGGCAACGAAGCCAGCCTCAGGCACTTGCTGCGCTATAACTCGCAGGATGTCCGGTCGTTGGTGGTTCTCGCCCGCGAGCTTCTACGCCGGTCTATGGATTCCTATCCGGGCCCGAGGCCGGCTGTGCCTCCCTTGTCACTTCCTGGAGGCAAATGGGACGAGGGCACGCTGTTGACTCCTTGA
- the cas2e gene encoding type I-E CRISPR-associated endoribonuclease Cas2e, which translates to MTVIVANDTPPAIRGLLKRWFIEPRPNAFVGSVNARTREKTLAYIRRNAPGLGMLVIAAERSSQGFSVECFGETPRRPVRLCGLQVLAEAWDDSEEPSGETPSGETAQC; encoded by the coding sequence ATGACCGTCATCGTCGCCAACGACACGCCGCCTGCCATTCGAGGTCTTCTGAAGCGCTGGTTCATCGAACCACGTCCGAACGCGTTTGTCGGCAGCGTCAATGCCCGCACACGCGAAAAGACGCTGGCGTATATCCGGCGCAACGCGCCGGGACTGGGAATGCTGGTCATCGCTGCTGAACGCTCGTCTCAAGGGTTCAGCGTCGAGTGCTTCGGGGAGACGCCCCGTCGGCCGGTGCGCCTCTGTGGCCTCCAGGTGCTCGCGGAGGCTTGGGACGACTCTGAGGAGCCCTCGGGAGAGACGCCCTCAGGGGAGACGGCGCAGTGCTGA
- the cas1e gene encoding type I-E CRISPR-associated endonuclease Cas1e: MPIFERPPLETLMPARERWTPIYLEHGRIEVDDSSVKWIGADRTVFRLPVASLSVLMLGPGTTVTHAAMKACAESNTLVCWVGAEGLHFYAAGVTPTHDNERARRQAELACVPSKRDAVARRMFALRFGPDVPVDRAAVKELRGMEGRRVKALYAELGTKYGVTWKGRNYTPDNWDLADGINRAVSAANAALYSLTTAVVCSLGYLPALGFIHTASMRAFVLDIADIYKPETSLVAAFETFGLNPQATEDDAIARLKFHIEDRRMLARMPSDIEKLLEGS, from the coding sequence ATGCCCATCTTCGAACGTCCGCCGCTCGAAACACTCATGCCCGCGCGCGAACGGTGGACGCCTATCTATCTCGAACACGGCCGGATCGAGGTCGACGACTCGAGCGTCAAGTGGATTGGGGCCGACCGCACCGTGTTTCGTCTGCCGGTAGCGAGCCTGAGTGTGCTCATGCTTGGTCCTGGCACCACGGTGACGCACGCCGCCATGAAGGCTTGCGCCGAAAGCAATACCCTCGTCTGCTGGGTCGGCGCGGAGGGGCTGCACTTCTACGCCGCCGGCGTTACTCCGACCCACGACAACGAACGCGCCCGGCGCCAAGCTGAGCTCGCCTGTGTGCCCAGCAAACGCGACGCCGTTGCGCGGCGTATGTTCGCGTTGCGCTTCGGGCCTGATGTGCCGGTGGACCGCGCGGCGGTCAAGGAACTGCGCGGCATGGAGGGGCGACGCGTCAAAGCACTGTACGCCGAACTTGGCACGAAGTATGGGGTCACCTGGAAGGGTCGCAACTACACCCCTGACAACTGGGATCTAGCTGACGGCATCAACCGGGCCGTGTCGGCCGCCAACGCTGCGCTTTACTCGCTCACCACGGCGGTCGTCTGTTCGCTCGGCTACCTGCCAGCTCTGGGTTTCATTCACACGGCCTCGATGCGAGCTTTCGTGCTCGACATCGCCGACATCTACAAGCCGGAGACGTCCTTGGTGGCTGCTTTCGAGACGTTCGGTCTCAATCCCCAGGCGACGGAAGACGATGCGATCGCCCGGCTCAAGTTCCACATCGAGGATCGGCGAATGCTGGCTCGTATGCCGAGCGACATCGAGAAGTTGCTAGAGGGATCATGA
- the cas5e gene encoding type I-E CRISPR-associated protein Cas5/CasD, with protein MSEQVYLALMLDAPLMSWGFASRFQRRSTALHPTRSGILGMICAALGVSKGSRAEEDWLARLEPTSLTVFAIPRRPEGCVRPLEIRRLEDYHTTGGGYDKKTHALWIPRKASGGPSDNATLSSRQYLLDARFGVILSGLRSTLEPVGEALCNPRWGIWFGRKSCLPAAPVLRGGGVVVTSDQALVALGLADRNLAEFARVDEAASFADGTDTLMDAPVNFLTREFKPRRIRQQVPELSEG; from the coding sequence ATGTCTGAGCAGGTCTACCTTGCTTTGATGCTCGACGCTCCGCTCATGAGTTGGGGATTCGCCAGCCGCTTCCAGCGGCGTTCCACCGCCCTGCACCCCACACGCAGCGGCATCCTCGGCATGATCTGCGCGGCCTTGGGTGTTTCCAAGGGGTCCCGCGCCGAGGAGGACTGGCTGGCGCGGTTGGAGCCGACGAGCCTGACGGTATTCGCCATCCCGAGGCGCCCCGAGGGCTGTGTGCGGCCGCTCGAAATCCGGCGACTAGAGGATTACCACACCACAGGCGGCGGCTACGACAAGAAGACCCACGCGTTGTGGATTCCTCGGAAGGCGAGTGGTGGTCCATCCGACAACGCCACATTGAGTAGCCGTCAGTATCTGCTGGACGCCAGGTTCGGCGTAATCTTGTCTGGCCTGCGATCCACCCTGGAACCGGTGGGGGAGGCATTGTGCAATCCACGCTGGGGCATCTGGTTCGGTCGCAAGAGCTGCCTTCCTGCCGCGCCGGTGTTGCGCGGCGGCGGCGTAGTGGTGACGTCCGACCAAGCGTTGGTCGCGTTGGGATTGGCCGACAGGAATCTGGCAGAGTTTGCACGCGTTGATGAGGCCGCGTCCTTCGCCGATGGCACCGACACACTGATGGACGCGCCGGTGAACTTCCTCACCCGCGAGTTCAAGCCGCGCCGGATTCGACAACAGGTACCCGAGTTGTCGGAGGGCTGA
- the cas7e gene encoding type I-E CRISPR-associated protein Cas7/Cse4/CasC yields the protein MKLIELHILQSFPVSCLNRDDVGAPKTAVFGGCTRARISSQCLKRAIREMAHDEAPTLFAANRSRLIIEPLRDAIKAHGVDEIKALDAAKAVGEYLATFDAEKEKVGKLQVKTLMFLSPAEIGEIAKSVAAAIKAEPAPASDGKKGKKSDAASSGKALEKACRDACKSVQLKDAADVAIFGRMVASDHSLTVEGAGMFSHALSTHKANTDMDFFAAVDDLQSTDEAGAGMTGTLEFTSACYYRYAALNLDLLFDSDHLASIGPAERRRVVEAFVRATLLAVPGARKNSMNANTLPAYVLGIVKEQGQPIQLVNAFEKPAKPTNANDGLVAASISLMQEHHEDLKKTWSIETAIEVAIPDKPLAAFCKEILEHV from the coding sequence ATGAAGCTCATCGAACTGCACATCCTCCAGTCGTTTCCGGTCTCCTGCCTCAATCGTGATGACGTCGGCGCACCGAAGACAGCCGTCTTTGGCGGCTGCACACGTGCCCGCATCTCCAGTCAGTGCCTCAAGCGGGCGATTCGCGAGATGGCGCATGACGAGGCCCCGACGCTGTTTGCCGCCAACCGGAGCCGCCTGATCATCGAACCGTTGCGAGACGCGATCAAAGCGCACGGCGTGGACGAGATCAAGGCGTTGGACGCGGCCAAGGCGGTCGGCGAGTATCTGGCCACGTTTGACGCAGAAAAGGAGAAGGTTGGCAAGCTACAGGTCAAGACGCTGATGTTTCTTTCGCCCGCTGAAATCGGGGAGATTGCGAAGAGCGTTGCCGCCGCGATAAAGGCGGAACCGGCACCAGCATCGGACGGCAAAAAGGGCAAGAAGAGTGACGCGGCCAGCTCAGGGAAGGCACTGGAGAAAGCGTGCCGGGACGCTTGCAAGTCCGTCCAGCTCAAGGACGCGGCCGATGTTGCGATCTTTGGGCGTATGGTGGCCAGCGACCATTCGCTCACCGTTGAAGGTGCCGGCATGTTCAGTCATGCGTTGTCCACGCACAAGGCCAACACAGACATGGATTTCTTCGCCGCCGTGGACGACCTGCAATCGACCGACGAGGCTGGCGCCGGGATGACGGGCACGCTGGAGTTCACCTCCGCCTGCTACTACCGGTACGCTGCGCTGAACCTCGACCTGCTGTTCGACAGTGATCATCTGGCATCGATTGGGCCGGCGGAACGCAGGCGGGTGGTGGAAGCCTTCGTTCGAGCCACGCTGCTGGCCGTGCCGGGAGCACGCAAGAACTCGATGAACGCCAACACGCTGCCGGCCTACGTCCTGGGCATTGTCAAGGAGCAGGGGCAACCGATCCAACTCGTGAATGCCTTCGAGAAGCCGGCCAAGCCGACGAATGCGAATGATGGACTCGTCGCTGCATCCATCAGCCTTATGCAAGAGCATCACGAGGACCTCAAGAAGACATGGAGCATCGAGACGGCCATCGAGGTCGCCATCCCGGACAAGCCGCTGGCCGCGTTCTGCAAGGAGATCCTGGAACATGTCTGA
- the cas6e gene encoding type I-E CRISPR-associated protein Cas6/Cse3/CasE encodes MIYLTQALLDFDAAARGRICDVYDWHQLVWNAFPGRDGQPRDFLTRLDRFERDRQFRLLIVSPRGPVRPDLGPNAAESWQTREIKPAFFSHGTYRFQLRANPTKRDNVTRKRLPLRTTVEQTAWFHRKAAHSGFAIDDELLRLFPEGREWFRIEKRGQSGFHHAVEFEGVLTVTDENDFQAAFSKGIGSAKSFGFGLLSLVPVRGSAP; translated from the coding sequence ATGATCTACCTCACCCAAGCCCTGCTCGACTTCGACGCCGCCGCTCGTGGAAGGATCTGCGACGTCTATGATTGGCACCAACTCGTCTGGAACGCCTTTCCCGGCCGTGACGGCCAGCCGCGAGACTTTCTAACGCGTCTTGACCGCTTCGAGCGCGACCGTCAGTTCCGCCTGCTGATCGTTTCCCCACGAGGGCCGGTCCGCCCAGACCTGGGGCCGAACGCAGCGGAATCGTGGCAGACACGGGAGATCAAACCGGCGTTCTTTTCCCATGGCACGTACCGCTTTCAGCTCCGGGCGAATCCCACAAAACGCGACAACGTGACCCGTAAACGCCTGCCCCTACGCACGACGGTCGAACAGACCGCCTGGTTCCACCGCAAAGCCGCACACTCGGGCTTTGCCATCGACGACGAATTGCTGCGCCTGTTTCCCGAGGGACGCGAGTGGTTCCGGATTGAGAAGCGCGGGCAGTCCGGCTTCCACCACGCCGTTGAGTTCGAGGGCGTACTTACGGTTACCGACGAGAACGATTTTCAGGCGGCGTTCAGCAAGGGGATCGGTTCTGCCAAGAGTTTCGGCTTTGGCCTGCTGTCGCTGGTCCCCGTGCGCGGGTCGGCACCGTGA
- the casB gene encoding type I-E CRISPR-associated protein Cse2/CasB, whose translation MSTKPRPPLPVAVRFLSYLQRYRKDRGAMANLRGALSDTRRPNAWPLLAGFPDAIGSSAFETVAALWASGSELSADGGDLGDTMVVLMKGNNSFEGRFKRLLTCDRDEIAAYVAPVIRTAQARGLRVNYTQLLSDLLCWGDDVKVRWARSFWGNTEAGRDIDPKLLDVEELPA comes from the coding sequence ATGAGCACGAAACCGCGACCGCCACTACCAGTTGCCGTCAGGTTCCTCTCGTACCTGCAGCGTTACCGCAAGGACCGGGGCGCGATGGCCAATCTGAGGGGGGCGCTCAGCGATACGCGCCGGCCCAACGCTTGGCCGTTGCTAGCAGGGTTTCCCGACGCCATCGGGTCGTCGGCCTTCGAGACAGTCGCCGCGCTCTGGGCGAGCGGATCGGAACTCTCGGCCGATGGCGGCGATCTCGGCGACACGATGGTTGTACTCATGAAGGGAAACAACTCGTTCGAAGGGCGCTTCAAGCGACTCCTGACGTGCGACCGCGACGAGATCGCCGCCTACGTCGCCCCGGTGATTCGAACCGCGCAAGCCAGGGGCCTGCGGGTCAATTACACGCAACTGCTGTCGGACCTCCTCTGTTGGGGCGACGACGTCAAGGTCCGGTGGGCGAGGTCGTTCTGGGGGAACACAGAAGCTGGTCGTGATATCGATCCGAAGTTGCTGGATGTCGAGGAGTTGCCGGCATGA
- the casA gene encoding type I-E CRISPR-associated protein Cse1/CasA, with amino-acid sequence MNLTTDTWIPIIWNDGIPDRVSLLDAFLQGDKIRDLSVRPHERIALMRLLICISQAALDGPMDRYDWQTCRDRLPRAGADYLASWTHAFELFGEGQRFLQFANVVRARESRDGDGDGNSPSKLDFSLATGNNSTLFDNAGGSARVFRPDAQALMLLVFQTFSPGGLIGDVKWDGVSMGRSSHHAPAVVKSMLHAYLTRSSLADTLHANLLTKDRIALLDRPWGRPVWEDMPAGPSSSGAVANATNSYLGRLVPVSRSIRLSRDGQDLVLGEGVRYDPDWREVAATVVVRDRDGNPERTVLSASLVKSVWREAHSVAVLATASNKMLGGPLALASLGDHQAADVWCGALAANKSKLLDTVESLLHIPAAMFADAGQQLYARGVQQADWWASRLNHAVSAFHRECNDDLDQAEFRKRGNLVKRKAASHYWTAVEQRVSSLLALVEDPAALYSESSAKANWTNTNWGKALAGNAVGAFQIACSHETPRQLKAYSLGMSALFKPVETTESASVAEETEA; translated from the coding sequence GTGAATCTTACGACTGACACGTGGATTCCGATCATCTGGAACGACGGCATTCCAGACAGGGTCAGCCTGTTGGACGCCTTTCTCCAGGGCGACAAGATCCGCGACCTCAGCGTGCGCCCGCACGAGCGAATCGCCCTTATGCGGCTCCTGATCTGTATCTCCCAGGCCGCGCTAGATGGTCCCATGGACCGGTACGACTGGCAGACTTGCCGCGACCGGCTGCCGCGTGCGGGTGCCGACTACTTGGCGAGCTGGACGCACGCTTTTGAACTCTTCGGCGAGGGGCAGAGGTTTCTGCAGTTTGCAAACGTCGTCCGTGCGAGGGAATCGAGGGATGGGGACGGCGATGGGAATTCGCCCAGCAAACTCGACTTCTCTCTTGCCACCGGCAACAACTCCACGTTATTCGACAACGCCGGAGGATCCGCTCGTGTCTTTCGTCCTGACGCACAGGCGCTGATGCTCCTCGTGTTCCAGACTTTCTCGCCGGGCGGCCTGATTGGTGACGTTAAGTGGGACGGCGTCTCGATGGGACGATCCAGTCACCACGCTCCTGCTGTTGTCAAGTCCATGCTGCATGCATACCTCACGAGATCGTCCCTTGCCGACACATTGCATGCCAACCTCTTGACCAAGGACCGCATAGCCCTGCTCGACAGACCGTGGGGGAGGCCGGTTTGGGAAGATATGCCCGCTGGGCCGTCATCGTCCGGTGCCGTGGCCAATGCCACAAACTCCTATCTGGGTCGGCTCGTGCCCGTCAGCCGGAGTATCAGGCTGTCAAGAGATGGGCAAGACTTGGTCTTGGGAGAAGGCGTTCGCTATGACCCGGACTGGCGGGAGGTTGCCGCGACGGTAGTCGTCCGAGACCGCGACGGAAACCCTGAACGGACTGTTCTCAGCGCCTCGCTCGTGAAGAGCGTGTGGCGGGAAGCCCACTCAGTCGCCGTGCTGGCGACCGCGTCGAACAAAATGCTGGGCGGTCCATTGGCGCTGGCCTCGTTGGGAGACCACCAGGCCGCGGACGTGTGGTGTGGGGCTCTTGCGGCCAATAAGTCCAAGTTGCTCGACACCGTGGAATCGCTTCTACACATTCCAGCCGCCATGTTCGCTGACGCTGGACAGCAACTGTACGCGCGGGGCGTGCAGCAGGCGGATTGGTGGGCCAGCAGGCTCAACCATGCCGTGTCTGCCTTCCACCGTGAATGTAATGATGATCTCGACCAGGCTGAGTTCAGGAAGCGTGGGAATCTCGTCAAGCGAAAAGCGGCCTCCCATTACTGGACGGCAGTCGAGCAGCGGGTGTCGTCGCTGTTGGCCCTGGTCGAGGACCCTGCCGCACTCTATTCCGAATCGTCAGCCAAGGCGAACTGGACCAATACCAACTGGGGCAAGGCGCTGGCTGGTAACGCGGTCGGCGCGTTCCAGATAGCCTGCTCGCACGAAACTCCCCGACAGTTGAAGGCCTATTCGCTCGGGATGAGCGCCCTCTTCAAACCTGTTGAAACAACCGAGTCAGCGTCTGTCGCCGAGGAGACTGAAGCATGA
- the cas3 gene encoding CRISPR-associated helicase Cas3': MSPLPRSVRPPMPPAAVRHEDCWAKTTASGQPGISVAQHCRTAGIVAEQLARQWPTWLAETLCIRSGVVLAATHDVGKVSPGFQAKCSAWLQRHGLTGTTWLGQEADHAKVSQKVLQDILSADNLRFWAAIVGAHHGRLKDDHLSTLADGGEAWTAERRRLVGELVQEFGQLPDQPPPSHDSAMLWFNAGLITVADWLASDERTFPPSEALDTLGIRQRAEAQLSQIGFRPVSCAPGRAFGDLFPFPEPNALQARLAESVHSPGVYVVEAPMGSGKTEAALIAAYNLLTSGQATGIYFALPTQVTSNRIHIRVAEFIDRLSPGAGTRLIHGGSWLMEKTDEPLAVSSNDETSDHAGRDWFASSRRALLAPFGVGTIDQALLGVVAAKHFFVRQFALAGKVVILDEVHSYDLYTGTLLELLVARLRDLGATVIILSATLTAARRQDLLGLKEDADLALAADYPLLSVNGPDGFLQQPVTPDEPKIIRIRFNPAFALVDAVLERADRGECVLWIRNTVQDAQETYRNLCGQNQVGGPEIALLHARFPQFRRAQLENDWLERLGKDENHSKRPSNGCVLVSTQVAEQSVDIDADLLVSDLAPTDMLLQRIGRLWRHPRPRPAGCVPEVWIAATALDMDGFNTATAREIKAAFGRSAKVYSPYVLLRTFALWHGRTTLVLPADIRPLLEATYADHTGEPPAWGALSEELRKRKKELCTAAFANSSPWQVEMEDDEGIQTRWNSYPTVPVLPMTHVRSWDAKTGAQFELLNGDQCQLRPHEFSVAAARSIHRNLVRVPRWFVAKHLGSIPTWLGQYVASEALPCRLVEGRLVVLRSGDDSGLTYRDDLGVVIPTRTVQSSARPAGEDDSESYD; encoded by the coding sequence ATGTCTCCGCTCCCCAGATCGGTCCGGCCGCCGATGCCGCCCGCGGCTGTCAGGCATGAGGACTGCTGGGCCAAGACCACGGCGAGCGGCCAACCTGGCATTTCGGTCGCACAGCACTGCCGCACGGCCGGCATCGTAGCCGAACAACTGGCGCGACAGTGGCCGACTTGGCTGGCAGAAACCCTTTGTATTCGGTCGGGAGTCGTCCTCGCCGCGACTCATGATGTCGGTAAGGTCTCGCCGGGCTTTCAAGCTAAGTGCAGTGCGTGGTTGCAGCGCCATGGTCTGACTGGTACGACCTGGCTCGGTCAAGAGGCAGACCACGCGAAGGTCAGCCAGAAGGTGCTGCAGGACATTCTGTCGGCCGACAACCTTCGCTTCTGGGCCGCCATCGTCGGCGCACACCATGGCCGTCTCAAGGATGACCACCTTTCAACTCTCGCTGATGGTGGCGAGGCTTGGACTGCGGAGCGGCGTCGCCTTGTTGGCGAACTGGTCCAGGAGTTCGGGCAACTCCCGGACCAACCCCCGCCGTCGCATGACAGCGCCATGCTCTGGTTCAACGCCGGCCTGATCACCGTCGCCGACTGGCTGGCGTCTGACGAGCGCACCTTTCCCCCATCCGAAGCGTTGGACACGCTGGGCATCCGCCAACGCGCCGAGGCGCAACTCTCCCAAATTGGGTTCCGGCCCGTCTCCTGTGCGCCCGGCAGGGCCTTCGGTGACCTCTTCCCATTCCCGGAGCCGAACGCTCTGCAGGCACGACTTGCTGAGTCGGTTCACAGTCCCGGCGTCTATGTTGTCGAGGCGCCGATGGGCAGCGGCAAGACCGAAGCCGCCCTCATCGCCGCTTACAACTTGTTGACGAGCGGCCAGGCGACCGGCATTTACTTCGCCTTGCCAACCCAAGTCACGAGCAATCGCATCCACATACGCGTTGCGGAGTTCATCGACAGGTTATCCCCAGGTGCCGGCACGCGCCTGATTCACGGCGGTTCTTGGCTCATGGAGAAGACGGACGAGCCTTTGGCCGTCTCCAGCAACGACGAGACCAGTGATCACGCCGGACGTGATTGGTTCGCGTCGTCGCGGCGCGCGCTGTTGGCCCCCTTCGGCGTGGGCACCATAGACCAGGCGCTGCTGGGCGTGGTTGCGGCCAAGCACTTCTTCGTTCGCCAGTTCGCTCTGGCGGGCAAAGTCGTGATTCTCGACGAAGTGCATTCCTACGATCTCTACACAGGCACACTCTTGGAATTGCTGGTTGCGCGACTGCGCGACTTGGGTGCCACCGTCATCATCCTCTCCGCCACCCTCACCGCCGCCCGTCGTCAGGACCTACTGGGTCTGAAGGAAGACGCCGATCTCGCTCTTGCGGCGGACTACCCGCTCCTGTCCGTCAACGGCCCTGATGGATTCCTGCAACAGCCGGTAACGCCCGATGAGCCGAAGATCATTCGAATCCGCTTCAATCCCGCGTTCGCACTTGTCGATGCCGTTCTGGAGCGGGCCGATCGAGGTGAATGTGTTCTCTGGATCCGCAATACGGTCCAGGACGCTCAGGAGACCTATCGGAATCTCTGTGGTCAGAATCAGGTCGGCGGTCCGGAGATCGCCCTGTTGCATGCGCGCTTTCCGCAGTTCCGTCGGGCGCAACTCGAGAACGACTGGCTGGAACGCCTTGGCAAAGACGAGAACCACTCCAAGCGGCCGAGCAACGGTTGCGTTCTGGTTTCGACTCAGGTTGCCGAACAGAGCGTAGACATCGACGCCGATCTACTGGTCAGCGACCTCGCGCCTACCGACATGCTTCTGCAGCGTATCGGGCGTCTCTGGCGTCATCCACGCCCACGCCCAGCCGGTTGTGTGCCCGAAGTATGGATTGCCGCAACGGCACTCGACATGGACGGATTCAACACCGCCACCGCCCGAGAGATCAAGGCTGCCTTCGGACGGTCAGCAAAGGTGTACTCGCCTTATGTCTTGTTGCGCACGTTTGCGTTGTGGCACGGGCGCACGACGCTCGTCCTGCCGGCCGACATTCGTCCGCTCTTGGAGGCGACCTACGCTGACCATACTGGGGAACCGCCCGCCTGGGGCGCGCTGAGCGAAGAACTGAGAAAGCGCAAGAAGGAACTCTGCACTGCCGCGTTCGCCAATAGCAGTCCCTGGCAGGTGGAAATGGAAGATGACGAGGGTATCCAAACACGCTGGAATTCTTATCCCACCGTCCCTGTACTGCCGATGACCCACGTTCGCAGCTGGGACGCGAAGACCGGTGCTCAGTTCGAATTGTTGAACGGCGACCAATGCCAACTCCGACCGCACGAATTCTCCGTGGCGGCAGCTCGATCCATCCACCGCAATCTCGTTAGGGTCCCGCGCTGGTTTGTCGCAAAGCACTTAGGTTCGATCCCAACCTGGCTGGGTCAGTACGTCGCCAGTGAGGCGTTACCGTGCAGGTTGGTTGAAGGAAGGCTCGTGGTGTTGAGAAGCGGCGATGATTCCGGACTGACCTATCGAGACGACCTGGGCGTCGTCATTCCAACACGGACGGTGCAATCGAGCGCCCGACCTGCCGGGGAGGATGACAGTGAATCTTACGACTGA
- a CDS encoding type II toxin-antitoxin system HicB family antitoxin, whose translation MAHQFTAIFEREGDWYLAYCPEIPGANGQGSTKDEARESLAGAISLILQDRLEDGLRGVPPDAERDTVTVA comes from the coding sequence ATGGCCCATCAGTTCACGGCGATTTTCGAGCGGGAGGGGGACTGGTACCTGGCGTACTGTCCGGAAATTCCCGGCGCGAATGGCCAGGGCAGCACCAAAGACGAGGCTCGAGAGAGCCTCGCTGGGGCGATCTCCCTGATTCTCCAGGATCGTCTCGAGGACGGCCTGCGCGGAGTCCCTCCCGACGCCGAGCGTGACACGGTGACCGTTGCGTGA
- a CDS encoding type II toxin-antitoxin system HicA family toxin: MKRTAVLQHLRKHGCVLKREGASHSLWHNPTTGAVEAVPRHTEIPHTLLRKICRGLGVPVIG, encoded by the coding sequence GTGAAACGCACCGCCGTGCTTCAGCACCTGCGTAAGCATGGGTGTGTGCTGAAGCGCGAAGGCGCATCCCACTCTTTGTGGCACAATCCCACAACTGGCGCCGTTGAAGCGGTGCCTCGCCACACGGAGATTCCACATACGCTCTTACGTAAGATCTGCCGTGGGCTCGGGGTTCCCGTCATCGGGTGA